The Macrotis lagotis isolate mMagLag1 chromosome 6, bilby.v1.9.chrom.fasta, whole genome shotgun sequence genome includes a window with the following:
- the LOC141492024 gene encoding olfactory receptor 5AC1-like: MAEENKTLVTEFVLTGLTDLPELRIPLFLVFLVIYLTTIVGNIVLIVLVWMDSHLHIPMYILLSSLAFSDALTSSLVTPKMVVNFLTKEKIISLLECMAQFYFFGASTTTECFLLAVMAYDRYAAICNPLIYLVRMSNRLCGQLVITSNVVGFLHAMIHVGLLFRLTFCKSSRIHYFYCEILQLFKISCSDSSVNTLVVFIFSAFIQTFTFTVIIFSYTHVFSAILRIKSEKGRSKAFSTCSAHLLSVSLFYGTLFLMYVHPGSGTTKDQDIMYSLFYTIIIPLLNPFVYSLRNKEVISSLRKVIKK, from the coding sequence ATGGCAGAGGAGAACAAGACATTGGTGACAGAGTTTGTTCTAACTGGACTTACAGATCTCCCTGAACTTCGGATACCTCTCTTCTTGGTGTTCTTAGTGATCTACCTCACAACCATAGTTGGGAATATTGTACTGATTGTACTTGTTTGGATGGACTCTCACCTTCACATACCCATGTACATATTGCTCAGTAGTTTAGCTTTTTCAGATGCATTGACTTCCTCTTTAGTGACTCCTAAGATGGTGGTGAATTTCTtaactaaagagaaaattatatcCCTTTTGGAATGCATggcccaattttatttttttggtgccAGTACAACTACAGAATGTTTCCTGTTGGCAGTGATGGCATATGACCGATATGCAGCTATATGCAACCCACTCATTTATCTAGTGAGGATGTCCAATAGATTGTGTGGGCAGCTAGTGATTACTTCAAATGTAGTTGGCTTTCTTCATGCAATGATTCATGTGGGTTTGTTATTCAGATTAACCTTCTGCAAGTCATCAAGAATACATTATTTCTATTGtgaaattttacaattatttaaaatttcctgTTCTGATTCATCTGTTAACACACTggtggttttcattttttctgcctTTATTCAGACTTTCACTTTTACAGTTATCATATTCTCTTATACCCATGTCTTCTCAGCTATCCTGAGGATTAAATCTGAAAAGGGAAGGAGCAAAGCCTTCTCAACATGCAGTGCCCATCTGCTCTCTGTCTCCTTATTCTATGgaactctttttttaatgtatgttCACCCTGGGTCTGGCACTACTAAAGATCAGGATATAATGTATTCCTTGTTTTACACTATCATAATCCCCCTGTTAAACCCATTTGTCTATAGCCTGAGAAACAAAGAGGTCATTAGTTCCCTGagaaaagtaataaagaaatag